A stretch of Gloeocapsopsis sp. IPPAS B-1203 DNA encodes these proteins:
- a CDS encoding glycosyltransferase family 4 protein, whose translation MKKKLLLVTFPVDLGNRTFEKRFVKLFESFLDLKIYRFVPNQKSTDSFWKYSTTIGRRFLSSLELQQKVREANKEGRSVLFHGVSPALFAYPAINSASSCIVTDWTRKLYEPIYGMKMSPSWLTFIHKQVLNSQKYVIGLTDAVLEEISQDYGVPHNKLRKGKLPFSVDLDLFIPSPKRNDAVVKILFVGGDFQRKGGDILLDWFAKHHNPNLQMTMVTSHDPGNFKNVTILNNIQYGEDKHIELFKEHDILVLPTKCDSYPSVVGEAACAGLAVLTTKHALGAPEIIQNKVNGYICNSQEELLSQLNILIQNKPLIESMKQKSRQIMEERFAMDLVLDDFMNCLFKD comes from the coding sequence ATGAAAAAAAAGCTTTTATTAGTTACATTTCCTGTAGATCTTGGTAATCGAACTTTTGAAAAGCGGTTTGTTAAACTGTTTGAAAGTTTTCTGGATCTAAAAATATATCGTTTTGTTCCAAACCAAAAATCCACAGATTCTTTTTGGAAATATTCTACAACTATTGGCAGGCGGTTTCTGAGTTCTTTGGAACTACAGCAAAAAGTTCGTGAAGCAAATAAAGAAGGAAGAAGTGTTCTTTTCCATGGAGTGAGTCCGGCTCTTTTTGCTTACCCAGCAATTAATAGTGCGAGTAGTTGTATTGTTACAGACTGGACTAGAAAACTATACGAACCCATTTATGGAATGAAAATGTCTCCATCGTGGCTTACTTTTATCCATAAACAAGTGCTTAATTCACAAAAATATGTTATTGGTTTGACTGACGCTGTATTAGAAGAAATTTCTCAAGATTATGGAGTTCCACACAACAAACTCAGAAAAGGGAAGTTACCATTTTCAGTTGATTTAGATTTGTTTATTCCTAGTCCTAAGCGTAATGATGCTGTTGTCAAGATTTTGTTTGTAGGTGGTGACTTCCAACGAAAGGGGGGTGATATCTTACTCGATTGGTTTGCGAAACATCATAATCCAAACTTACAGATGACAATGGTAACTAGTCACGATCCAGGCAACTTTAAGAATGTCACGATACTAAATAATATTCAATACGGTGAAGATAAGCATATTGAGCTATTTAAAGAACACGATATATTGGTTTTGCCAACGAAATGCGATAGTTACCCCAGTGTTGTAGGAGAAGCCGCCTGTGCTGGACTCGCAGTGCTAACTACTAAACACGCTTTAGGTGCACCTGAAATTATTCAAAATAAAGTCAATGGCTATATCTGTAATTCTCAAGAGGAATTACTTTCTCAACTCAATATATTAATTCAAAATAAACCATTAATTGAATCCATGAAACAAAAAAGCCGGCAGATTATGGAAGAGAGATTTGCGATGGATTTAGTGCTTGATGATTTTATGAATTGTCTTTTTAAGGATTAG
- a CDS encoding glycosyltransferase family 2 protein, with the protein MDDNLLVSIIINNYNYDRFLAEAIDSALNQTYPHTEVIVVDDGSTDNSREIIAEYGDRITPILQENGKQAVALNSGFAASQGDIILFLDSDDYLLPTAVEQVVAAFKPGVSKVHYRLQVANSQGQPLGSFIPTTTMKLACGEVWRQLLRDGGYVSTPMSGNAYSQTALTQVFPIPDDYKTTADDYLMISTPFYGEMVGIEEPLGVYRIHDSNQWALTYVSGSRFRRFVQHDLQNFALLQQRAKEFGFEVPPEVEMRSFGRLWSRLASLRLEPQAHPVSSDHSLQLIYWGFRSLWKFSSFNWQKRIIYSIWFLWVGLMPKSLAKFAIAWLYAPHLRPKVIDWTLTRVRALVS; encoded by the coding sequence ATGGATGACAATTTGTTAGTCAGTATTATTATTAACAACTACAATTACGATCGCTTCTTAGCAGAGGCGATTGACAGTGCATTGAACCAAACATATCCTCATACTGAAGTTATTGTTGTGGATGATGGTTCTACCGATAATTCTCGTGAGATTATTGCAGAGTACGGCGATCGCATTACGCCAATTCTGCAAGAGAATGGTAAGCAAGCAGTAGCACTTAACAGCGGCTTTGCAGCAAGTCAAGGCGATATTATCCTTTTCCTTGATTCTGACGACTATCTCTTACCGACGGCGGTTGAACAAGTTGTAGCAGCATTTAAGCCAGGAGTTAGCAAAGTTCATTATCGCTTGCAAGTGGCGAACTCCCAAGGACAACCATTGGGATCTTTTATTCCTACAACGACAATGAAGTTAGCTTGTGGAGAAGTGTGGCGACAGTTACTGCGAGATGGTGGTTATGTCAGTACTCCCATGAGTGGTAATGCATACAGTCAGACAGCTTTGACTCAAGTATTCCCAATTCCCGACGACTACAAAACCACGGCGGATGACTACCTAATGATCTCAACACCCTTTTATGGAGAGATGGTTGGCATTGAAGAGCCTCTGGGAGTCTATCGCATTCATGACAGTAACCAATGGGCATTGACTTATGTATCAGGTAGTCGCTTTCGCCGATTTGTTCAGCACGACTTGCAAAACTTTGCTCTGTTGCAGCAACGAGCTAAAGAATTTGGTTTTGAAGTTCCTCCCGAAGTTGAAATGCGTTCTTTTGGGCGTTTGTGGTCGCGTTTAGCCTCTCTACGCTTGGAACCTCAAGCACATCCAGTTTCTTCAGATCATTCCCTCCAACTCATTTACTGGGGGTTTCGATCCCTTTGGAAATTCTCTAGCTTCAACTGGCAGAAACGGATCATTTATAGCATTTGGTTTCTCTGGGTAGGATTAATGCCTAAATCTTTGGCGAAATTTGCGATCGCTTGGTTATATGCTCCGCATCTTCGTCCAAAAGTAATTGATTGGACATTAACTAGAGTTCGTGCATTAGTTAGCTAA
- a CDS encoding glycosyltransferase family 2 protein, translating to MNNLKKKTNMHFNVSVCICTRNRPEDLHKALNSVERSTYPVFEVIVSDDSTNDDTKALVTSLFPFVKYLEGPRKGLGANRNNILKNITGSHVLFIDDDVILNENFLEVVHQKLTQYAQQEPVEKLIISGIENKNGQLVFPGEQSFLGYQNVSYKEGDRIRTVVINSAVFPITLFKDTLFDEKLVYGNDEVDLTTRATQKGFKIILCPDAVNFHYPSEINRDYYEPFHDATRIYVTFKRYFATENNKLKAFIYLPYALMYASARNLKYQGLRSFSNTLNTFNKSLLFIKDFLTVNLSL from the coding sequence ATGAATAACCTTAAGAAAAAAACTAATATGCACTTCAATGTTTCGGTCTGCATCTGCACTAGAAATCGTCCTGAAGATTTGCACAAAGCTTTAAACTCTGTTGAACGTTCGACTTATCCTGTGTTTGAAGTGATTGTATCAGATGATAGCACAAATGATGATACCAAAGCACTTGTTACATCCCTTTTTCCCTTTGTAAAATATTTGGAAGGACCGCGTAAAGGACTAGGGGCAAATCGTAATAATATTTTGAAAAATATCACTGGTTCTCATGTCTTGTTTATTGACGATGATGTCATCTTAAATGAAAACTTTTTAGAAGTTGTACATCAAAAATTGACACAATATGCTCAACAAGAACCTGTTGAAAAACTAATTATTAGTGGAATTGAGAATAAAAATGGTCAACTTGTCTTTCCTGGAGAACAAAGTTTTTTAGGGTATCAGAATGTTAGCTATAAAGAAGGTGACAGAATCAGAACAGTTGTTATTAATAGCGCTGTGTTTCCAATTACTTTGTTCAAAGATACTTTATTTGATGAAAAATTAGTATATGGAAATGATGAAGTTGATCTGACAACCAGAGCAACTCAAAAAGGGTTTAAGATTATTCTCTGCCCAGACGCAGTGAATTTTCATTATCCATCGGAAATCAATCGAGATTATTATGAACCTTTCCACGATGCTACTCGCATTTATGTCACTTTTAAACGCTATTTTGCTACTGAAAATAATAAACTAAAAGCTTTTATTTATTTACCCTATGCTTTAATGTATGCATCTGCTCGCAATCTAAAATATCAAGGATTACGCAGTTTTTCTAATACTCTTAATACATTTAATAAATCTTTGCTATTTATAAAAGATTTTCTAACTGTTAATCTTAGCCTTTAA
- a CDS encoding glycosyltransferase family 1 protein, translating to MKIAFVRTMPHFSMDVYANGLIAGLKTVCPNWEITELAPQSFDRHSKSLVVRAQKTYERFWRFPKKVQQESADIFHIIDHSDAHIVRWLRKTGKPVVVTCHDLINILYPENLQGSVRFPMISDRLGHYSIRSMEYADAIIAVSLETANNMNRVLNIKPERINIIPNAVESIFQPLPKKQSQTFRQQLNIPSDTFCLLNVGGNHPRKNLSAILKALNIIKQRGLSVQFWKVSDDFTDEDKHFIQTHKLEDSINYLGYLDKPTLVQAYNEADVLVAPSFHEGFGITLLEAMACGTPVITSNVSAMPEVVDDAGVLVDPKNSQTIADAVCHLHNNPIYYQQLQEKGFTRVQSFTWEKVAEQMTGVYKNLLR from the coding sequence ATGAAAATTGCTTTTGTCCGGACAATGCCCCATTTTAGTATGGATGTTTATGCTAATGGGCTGATTGCAGGGCTGAAAACAGTATGCCCTAACTGGGAAATAACTGAACTAGCACCTCAGTCTTTTGATCGACATAGTAAATCTTTAGTCGTTAGAGCACAAAAGACTTATGAACGGTTTTGGCGGTTTCCTAAGAAAGTTCAGCAAGAATCTGCAGATATTTTTCACATTATCGATCATAGTGATGCTCACATTGTACGTTGGCTAAGAAAAACAGGTAAACCAGTCGTAGTGACTTGTCACGATCTCATTAATATTCTCTACCCCGAAAACCTTCAGGGTTCAGTCAGATTTCCTATGATTAGTGATCGCTTAGGACATTACTCTATACGAAGTATGGAATATGCTGATGCGATCATTGCTGTTTCTTTGGAGACAGCAAACAACATGAATCGAGTTCTCAACATCAAACCAGAGCGAATCAATATTATTCCTAATGCAGTAGAATCCATATTTCAGCCATTACCCAAAAAACAGTCTCAAACTTTTCGTCAGCAGCTTAATATTCCCTCGGATACATTTTGTTTATTGAATGTTGGCGGTAATCATCCACGTAAAAATCTAAGTGCAATTCTTAAAGCACTCAATATTATTAAACAGCGAGGTTTATCAGTCCAGTTTTGGAAAGTTAGTGATGATTTTACAGATGAAGATAAGCACTTCATTCAAACCCACAAACTTGAAGATTCTATCAATTATTTAGGATATCTCGATAAACCTACTTTAGTTCAAGCTTACAATGAAGCTGATGTTCTTGTTGCCCCTTCTTTTCACGAAGGATTTGGCATAACTCTTCTAGAAGCTATGGCTTGCGGAACGCCAGTTATTACCTCAAATGTCTCGGCAATGCCTGAAGTAGTGGACGATGCTGGTGTTCTAGTCGATCCAAAGAATAGTCAAACCATTGCAGATGCAGTTTGTCACCTTCATAACAATCCGATTTACTATCAACAGTTGCAGGAAAAAGGATTTACAAGAGTTCAGTCATTTACATGGGAAAAAGTTGCCGAACAAATGACTGGCGTTTATAAAAATCTGCTGAGGTAA
- a CDS encoding acyltransferase, which produces MNQKKRLLGIDLCRGIAAYAVILVHSGDETWGVPVDPWADYFRLSFYFAVPFFLITSFYFIACKPNTGFSPNFWKSRLERLVIPYLIWSLIYLVLRLVFFWKANQSERLNQLTQDPLSLVFFGGTSFHLYFLPLLFVGSFLIFFIKYFLNQPFKTKQLIIFSILSIIVYELVIVPGDTIQASTDINPLIRLVLVYAVWVLKCLPYFLTAIILRCIFLIKGDSWLFSRKSSIVLVAIFFITTIMGRLVLPVTLRDLIVAHSLFLFGISVSQYIKGNKQIVANLGLCAFGIYLIHPILMNFAKLFFSLFGVIEQVTISSLLIISVTTFLLSWIVVALMLQHKWSAKYLFGV; this is translated from the coding sequence ATGAATCAAAAGAAGAGATTATTAGGAATTGATTTATGCCGAGGAATTGCCGCTTATGCGGTTATTTTAGTACATTCAGGAGATGAGACTTGGGGAGTTCCTGTTGATCCTTGGGCAGATTATTTTAGACTTTCATTTTACTTTGCTGTTCCCTTTTTCCTAATTACATCTTTCTATTTTATAGCGTGCAAGCCTAATACTGGCTTTTCTCCTAATTTCTGGAAATCAAGGTTGGAAAGATTAGTAATACCCTATTTAATTTGGAGCTTGATCTATCTAGTTTTAAGATTAGTCTTTTTCTGGAAAGCAAATCAATCTGAGAGATTAAATCAATTGACGCAAGATCCACTTTCTCTTGTTTTCTTTGGTGGTACTTCATTCCATTTGTATTTTTTACCACTCCTATTCGTAGGAAGTTTTTTGATTTTTTTCATAAAGTATTTTTTAAATCAACCGTTTAAGACTAAACAACTAATTATATTTTCAATATTAAGTATTATTGTTTATGAATTGGTTATTGTTCCTGGCGATACAATTCAAGCAAGTACTGATATAAATCCACTTATTAGGCTTGTTTTAGTTTATGCTGTTTGGGTATTGAAGTGTTTGCCATATTTTTTAACTGCAATTATCTTACGCTGCATCTTTCTAATTAAGGGAGATTCATGGCTTTTTTCAAGAAAAAGTAGCATAGTTTTAGTAGCTATATTTTTTATAACTACTATTATGGGAAGACTTGTTTTACCCGTAACTTTACGAGATCTGATTGTTGCTCACTCTTTATTTCTATTTGGAATTTCCGTATCGCAGTACATAAAAGGGAATAAACAGATAGTTGCAAATTTAGGTTTATGTGCTTTCGGCATCTATTTAATCCATCCGATTTTGATGAATTTTGCTAAACTGTTCTTCTCTCTATTTGGAGTTATTGAACAGGTTACGATTAGCTCCCTGCTTATCATTTCTGTGACAACTTTTTTACTAAGTTGGATAGTTGTAGCTTTAATGTTGCAACATAAATGGTCAGCAAAGTATTTGTTTGGTGTTTAG
- a CDS encoding glycosyltransferase family 4 protein, whose amino-acid sequence MKLAYVTPYDSRSLKGSNEWSGTGYYIAQSLKNQFFPLEYVGPLKNEFGCRLVQKYKRHYHELFHKKYLKNPTPCVLKSYAKQITSKLYQTNVDLIFSGSANPIAYLECKQPIVFWADASFASLLDFYPDYSYLCQETIRDWHRVEQLAHQKCQLAIYSSDWAAQTAINYYGVNEAKVKVVPFGANIETEYSLYEVKDLIEVRSPKLCKLLFLGVEWYRKGGDVALKVATELNKAGLNTELTVVGCQPITEEPLPNFVKPLGFISKSTAQGKAKISQLIAESHFLFLPSLADCTPIVLCEANALGVPCLTTNVGGIPTIIKDNLNGKTFDITANPLEYANYISNLFTNYSNYIELALSSFNEYQSRLNWNASGKAVKNLLLKL is encoded by the coding sequence TAGAATATGTTGGTCCTCTAAAGAATGAATTTGGATGTCGTCTTGTGCAAAAATATAAGCGACATTATCATGAATTATTTCATAAAAAATACTTAAAAAACCCGACACCATGTGTCCTAAAAAGTTATGCTAAGCAAATCACCTCTAAACTATATCAGACAAATGTAGATCTAATATTTAGTGGATCAGCGAATCCTATAGCTTATCTCGAGTGCAAACAACCGATTGTGTTTTGGGCTGATGCTAGCTTTGCAAGCCTTTTAGACTTTTATCCTGACTATAGTTATCTTTGTCAGGAAACAATTAGAGATTGGCATCGCGTGGAACAGCTAGCTCACCAAAAATGCCAATTAGCTATTTATTCATCTGATTGGGCAGCCCAAACTGCTATTAATTACTATGGAGTGAATGAGGCTAAAGTTAAAGTTGTTCCTTTTGGTGCAAACATTGAAACTGAATACAGCCTCTATGAAGTAAAAGACTTGATTGAAGTGCGATCGCCCAAGTTATGCAAACTTCTATTTTTAGGAGTTGAATGGTATCGCAAAGGCGGTGACGTTGCACTTAAGGTTGCTACAGAATTAAACAAAGCAGGCTTGAATACAGAATTAACTGTTGTTGGTTGTCAACCTATTACAGAAGAACCATTGCCTAACTTTGTTAAGCCGCTAGGGTTCATCAGTAAATCAACAGCACAAGGTAAAGCCAAAATTTCTCAACTGATTGCAGAGTCTCACTTTCTGTTTCTCCCTTCACTAGCTGATTGTACGCCGATTGTACTTTGTGAAGCTAACGCGCTGGGAGTACCTTGCCTGACAACTAATGTCGGTGGTATTCCAACAATTATTAAAGATAATTTGAATGGCAAGACATTTGATATAACTGCTAATCCTCTTGAATATGCTAACTATATTTCAAATCTATTTACTAACTACTCAAACTATATAGAATTAGCTCTATCCTCCTTTAATGAATATCAATCTCGTTTAAATTGGAATGCATCTGGCAAAGCCGTAAAAAACTTACTTTTAAAACTGTAA